One part of the Dermacentor andersoni chromosome 2, qqDerAnde1_hic_scaffold, whole genome shotgun sequence genome encodes these proteins:
- the Syt4 gene encoding synaptotagmin-4 has protein sequence MKLRVSQHSFHHDDSPQIKAVDESSPALVGIGVGSLVLVVALAAVSCACYRRRGVAQAKGPSQRRHPDKNLPLKKSSAVRSPSSGPAGPILKKSPSPTGGSKSPLGGGGHKSPSSQGGLTPPTETARSICESATKEVRAVVPAAAAAAAASTTGASVVASTARAHADGDKKDVSPPAAEDVADTKEKEVTEEKPTQLGQLHFRLRYNSEKHALLVTIERCSDLPARDPNTGSSDPYVKLQLLPEKQHKVKTRVLRRTLSPVYDEDFTFYGINPNQLQATTLHFVVLSFDRYSRDDVIGEVVYSMAGLDTDHLDKTLALSRDIAPRHFKIRSQGRGELLVSLCHQPAANRLTVVVLKARNLPKVDITGLCDPYVKIYLLYNEQRIAKKKTHIKKRTVNPVFNESFVFEVPYNEGLDNLSLEFLVLDWDRVTKNEVVGRLQLGPRGSPAAQQHWREVRNSPRRQIAEWHKLRE, from the exons ATGAAGCTCCGCGTCTCGCAGCACAGCTTCCACCATGACGACAGCCCACAGATCAAGGCAGTCGACGAAT CGAGCCCCGCCCTGGTGGGCATCGGGGTGGGCAGCCTGGTGCTCGTGGTCGCTCTGGCCGCCGTCTCGTGCGCCTGCTACCGGCGCCGTGGGGTGGCGCAGGCCAAGGGTCCCTCGCAGCGCCGACACCCGGACAAGAACCTGCCCCTGAAGAAGTCGTCGGCCGTGCGGTCGCCCAGCAGCGGGCCGGCCGGCCCCATCCTCAAGAAGTCGCCCAGTCCGACGGGGGGAAGCAAGTCTCCGCTAGGCGGCGGAGGACACAAGTCGCCCTCCAGTCAAG GTGGTCTGACGCCACCGACGGAGACGGCCCGCTCGATATGCGAGTCGGCGACCAAGGAAGTGCGCGCCGTggtgccggccgcggcggccgcggcggccgcctcGACTACCGGCGCCTCAGTTGTCGCTTCGACAGCCAGGGCGCATGCAGACGGGGACAAGAAGGACGTCAGCCCGCCGGCAGCGGAAGACGTCGCCGACACCAAGGAGAAAGAG GTGACGGAAGAGAAGCCCACGCAGCTCGGCCAGCTGCACTTCCGGCTGCGTTACAACTCGGAGAAGCACGCGCTGCTGGTGACCATCGAGCGCTGCTCGGACCTGCCGGCGCGGGACCCGAACACGGGCTCCTCGGACCCCTACGTCAAGCTACAGCTGCTGCCGGAGAAGCAGCACAAG GTGAAGACGCGCGTCCTGCGACGCACGCTGAGCCCGGTGTACGACGAGGACTTCACTTTCTACGGCATCAACCCGAACCAGCTGCAGGCCACTACGCTGCACTTTGTCGTGCTCAGCTTCGACCGGTACTCGCGCGATGACGTCATCGGCGAAGTGGTCTACTCCATGGCGGGTCTCGACACCGACCACCTCGACAAGACGCTCGCCCTGTCGCGAGACATCGCGCCCCGGCACTTCAAG ATTCGTTCCCAGGGCCGCGGCGAGCTGCTCGTCTCTCTGTGCCATCAGCCGGCGGCCAACCGACTCACCGTGGTGGTCCTCAAGGCTCGGAACTTGCCCAAGGTGGACATCACCGGACTCTGCG ATCCGTACGTGAAGATCTACCTGCTGTACAACGAGCAGCGGATCGCCAAGAAGAAGACGCACATCAAGAAGCGCACCGTGAACCCGGTGTTCAACGAGTCGTTCGTGTTCGAGGTGCCGTACAACGAGGGCCTGGACAACCTGAGCCTCGAGTTCCTCGTGCTCGACTGGGACCGGGTGACCAAGAACGAGGTGGTGGGCCGCCTGCAGCTCGGCCCACGCGGGTCGCCCGCCGCGCAGCAGCACTGGCGCGAGGTGCGCAACTCCCCGAGGCGCCAGATCGCCGAGTGGCACAAGCTCAGGGAGTAA